One genomic segment of Coffea arabica cultivar ET-39 chromosome 6e, Coffea Arabica ET-39 HiFi, whole genome shotgun sequence includes these proteins:
- the LOC113697618 gene encoding xylan glycosyltransferase MUCI21 → MVKYHKYHNYWRKGEVYGAIQDEESPRHGLFCRNSSCSKRARPKLLYFMFITFLYCCLILAPHYLTFSSTFSLLYSFGVDDARLFLEADANASLCSFVHNGTICCDRHSVRSDICIMKGDVRIDANTSSVFLYSGNNLSDYVLGPSDSDDDNEVLQHEKISPYTRKWEPYAMGTVTQLDLVVKKGNPGSSRHCDVQHNVPAMFFSTSGYTGNLYHEFNDGIIPLFITTQHLNKQVVFVILDYHKWWIMKYGDIVAELSDYPVVDFSGDNRTHCFPEAIVGLRIHDELTVDPSLMKGNKTIRDFRNLLDRAYWPRIRGLIQDEERQAQLSPLPAAPVDILKEKRDLEKPKLVIISRNGSREILNQDSLVNLAEEIGFSVEIVRPVRTSELARIYRVLNASDVLVGVHGAALTHYLFMKPGSVFIQIIPLGTDWASDSYFGESSFKFGLKYVAYKILPSESSLSDSYEKNDPVLLDPDTVNQRGWEVTKEVYLDNQNVRLNLRRFEKRLLRAYYYTIAKKKGHFPIQSQ, encoded by the exons ATGGTGAAATATCACAAATACCACAACTACTGGAGAAAGGGCGAGGTGTATGGTGCCATCCAGGATGAGGAATCACCTCGTCATGGCTTATTTTGTAGAAACTCCTCTTGCAGCAAAAGAGCAAGGCCCAAGCTTTTATATTTCATGTTTATCACTTTCCTTTATTGCTGCTTGATATTAGCACCCCATTACCTGACATTTTCATCAACTTTTTCGCTTCTTT ATTCATTTGGGGTTGACGATGCAAGGTTGTTTCTTGAAGCTGATGCAAATGCTTCCCTCTGTTCATTTGTGCATAATG GGACAATTTGTTGTGATAGACACAGCGTTCGTTCTGATATATGCATCATGAAGGGGGATGTAAGAATAGATGCGAACACTTCTTCAGTCTTCCTGTACAGTGGCAACAATTTAAGTGATTATGTTTTGGGGCCATCCGATAGTGATGATGATAATGAGGTGCTTCAGCATGAAAAAATCAGCCCATATACTCGAAAATGGGAACCTTATGCAATGGGTACTGTTACTCAACTAGACCTTGTTGTAAAGAAAGGAAATCCGGGCAGTTCTCGTCATTGTGATGTGCAACACAATGTTCCTGCTATGTTCTTCTCTACTTCAGGCTATACTGGTAATCTTTATCATGAATTCAATGATGGGATTATCCCTCTTTTCATTACTACTCAGCATTTGAACAAGCAGGTTGTTTTTGTCATTCTTGATTATCATAAATGGTGGATTATGAAGTATGGTGACATTGTAGCTGAGCTCTCTGATTATCCAGTTGTAGATTTTAGTGGAGATAATAGAACACACTGTTTCCCTGAAGCCATTGTTGGCTTAAGAATTCATGATGAGCTCACAGTTGATCCTTCATTGATGAAAGGCAATAAGACTATTAGGGACTTTAGAAACCTTCTGGACCGAGCTTATTGGCCTCGAATCAGGGGTCTAATCCAAGATGAGGAACGTCAAGCTCAGTTATCTCCATTGCCAGCAGCTCCTGTGGACATTTTAAAAGAAAAGCGCGATTTGGAGAAGCCCAAACTGGTCATTATATCTAGAAATGGTTCAAGAGAAATACTAAATCAAGATTCATTGGTAAACTTGGCAGAAGAGATTGGGTTTTCGGTGGAAATTGTGAGGCCTGTTCGAACTTCAGAGCTCGCAAGGATATATCGAGTTCTCAATGCAAGTGATGTTTTGGTTGGAGTCCACGGTGCTGCCTTGACTCATTATCTCTTTATGAAGCCTGGCTCAGTTTTTATCCAGATCATTCCTCTTGGTACAGACTGGGCATCAGACTCCTATTTTGGCGAATCATCATTTAAATTTGGTTTAAAGTATGTTGCATACAAGATTCTTCCGAGCGAGAGTTCATTGTCTGATAGTTATGAAAAGAATGATCCAGTTTTGCTAGACCCTGATACTGTGAACCAGAGGGGTTGGGAAGTCACAAAAGAAGTATATCTTGATAATCAAAATGTAAGATTGAATCTGCGAAGATTTGAGAAACGACTACTTCGTGCATATTACTACACCATTGCTAAGAAGAAAGGGCATTTCCCTATTCAGTCTCAATAG
- the LOC113695557 gene encoding xylan glycosyltransferase MUCI21, translating to MVKNQRYHQLRKGEVVHVLVGDHDQQNSNDLLGLVCGQIQNKRTRSKPLYFICLSFLSCCLILAPQLLTCCPSSTFSLLYSLGFEEDQRPSPEADANAPICSAVPNGTICCDRSGIRSDICMMKGDLRTDSASSSIFLYTNNGFNNYVSPLSDDGNGNEILQHEKIKPYTRKWETSVMNNVAELDLIVKKGNSSTTQKKCDVRHDVPAVFFSTGGYTGNVYHDINDGILPLYITSQHFKKKVQFVILDYHDWWLTKYGDVVSRLSDYPVIIFSEEKRTHCFPEAIVGLRIHDELAIDPSAMEGNKTIVDFHSLLDRAYWPRIRGLIQAEEREAQLKMDKLALTPSGKQDLKKPKLAIISRKGSREIKNENLLVKMAEQIGFSVMVLRPDRTTELAKLYRVLNSSDVMVGVHGAAMTYFLFMRPGSVFIQVIPLGTDWAAESYYGEPAKKLGLRYVGYKILPRESSLYDKYDKNDVVLTDPDKATNMRWDLTKKIYLDHQNIKLNLPRFRQRLDRAYHCSMGKKNNENFHLDSQ from the exons ATGGTGAAAAACCAGAGGTATCATCAGTTGAGAAAAGGTGAAGTTGTGCATGTACTTGTTGGAGATCATGATCAACAAAACTCGAACGATCTTCTTGGTTTAGTCTGTGGTCAGATTCAGAACAAGAGGACAAGATCAAAACCTTTGTACTTTatttgtctttcttttctttcttgttgctTAATCTTGGCACCCCAGCTGCTCACCTGTTGTCCTTCCTCGACTTTTTCTCTCCTAT ATTCATTGGGTTTCGAAGAAGATCAAAGACCTTCTCCTGAAGCGGATGCAAATGCTCCCATTTGTTCAGCTGTTCCCAATG GTACTATATGCTGTGATAGAAGCGGCATTCGGTCTGATATATGCATGATGAAAGGGGATTTGAGAACAGATTCTGCTTCCTCATCAATTTTCCTCTACACAAACAATGGCTTCAATAATTATGTATCACCGCTATCAGATGATGGTAATGGTAACGAGATACTGCAACATGAAAAGATCAAGCCGTATACTCGAAAATGGGAAACAAGTGTGATGAACAATGTTGCAGAACTAGACCTCATTGTCAAGAAGGGTAATTCAAGCACAACTCAAAAGAAATGTGATGTTAGGCATGATGTCCCTGCAGTTTTCTTCTCAACTGGGGGCTATACTGGGAATGTTTATCATGATATAAATGATGGGATTTTGCCTTTGTACATCACTTCTCAGCATTTCAAAAAGAAGGTTCAGTTTGTCATTCTTGACTATCATGATTGGTGGCTAACCAAGTATGGTGATGTGGTTTCGCGGCTCTCAGACTATCCAGTGATTATTTTTAGTGAAGAAAAAAGAACTCATTGCTTTCCTGAAGCAATAGTTGGGTTGAGAATCCACGATGAGCTCGCAATTGATCCTTCAGCGATGGAAGGAAACAAAACAATTGTTGATTTTCATAGTCTTCTAGACCGAGCTTATTGGCCAAGAATCAGAGGACTGATTCAGGCTGAAGAACGCGAAGCTCAGTTGAAGATGGACAAACTTGCTTTGACACCTTCAGGAAAACAAGACTTGAAGAAGCCAAAACTGGCCATCATATCCAGAAAAGGGTcaagagaaataaaaaatgagAATCTGCTGGTGAAAATGGCAGAACAAATTGGTTTCTCAGTGATGGTTTTGAGGCCTGATCGAACAACAGAACTCGCGAAATTGTATAGAGTTCTGAATTCAAGTGATGTCATGGTTGGAGTTCATGGTGCAGCCATGACTTATTTTCTGTTCATGAGGCCTGGTTCTGTTTTCATACAGGTCATTCCTCTGGGAACAGATTGGGCAGCAGAATCTTACTATGGAGAACCGGCCAAAAAACTTGGTCTGAGGTACGTTGGATACAAAATCCTCCCAAGAGAAAGCTCGTTATATGacaagtatgacaaaaatgatgTTGTTCTAACTGATCCAGACAAAGCTACAAATATGCGTTGGGACCTAACCAAGAAAATCTATCTTGATCACCAAAATATCAAGCTGAACCTGCCCAGATTTCGACAACGCTTGGATCGAGCGTATCACTGCTCCATGGGTAAAAAGAATAATGAGAATTTTCATCTTGATTCTCAGTAA